A genomic window from Desulfovermiculus halophilus DSM 18834 includes:
- a CDS encoding DNA translocase FtsK, with the protein MVVIDGNKLVREISALGLGCVSIFVILSLATFSAQDPSLSSASSDLYAVHNAGGVIGAMLAGMLVDLLGVGAWIVPGLALLATGRLLWPPRGVGWTRLPSWGILFLCGHVGLEVLSSHAGFRIGDMAGGGYLGQSLQELGMRYLHAGGSAILWVFLTLVGLQTALRISWSSLLGALIQAGGKAADALAGLLGRVAGAGRRTARIQPQGQGADKEDQAGLRSRKAVAKAKPKPRKQAKSRSTPQPVPAAQPPEPVKPIKRLSAEHDLPPADLLDQIPAQEEHTQDDLQGVADKLASCLDEFGVQGTVVETKPGPVVSMIEFRPAPGVKISRIANLNDDLALALKASAVRIEAPIPGKDLVGVEIPNQDRKTVYFRSIIESDAFQKSQKPLTMALGQDIQGQARAESLAHMPHLLVAGATGAGKSVCLNSILTSFLFTHSPQDLKLMLVDPKRIEMAPYGDLPHLIHPVVTEMDMAKTALDWAVHEMDRRYAAMARLSVRNIEAYNSKLAKMGDDLPEELQDLERMPFLVIIIDELADLMFTAGKEAEASIVRLAQLARAAGLHLIIATQRPSVDVVTGLIKANFPARIAFQVSSRHDSRTILDSGGAEYLLGKGDMLFKSSAGRMERIHGAFISDNEINAAIDFWKHKEPAPAQVDLAEWKQDQQGGGGNGADDDISQDPLYDQAVESVVTSGKASISMIQRQMRIGFNRAARFIEQMERDGIIGPQEGSKPRTVLRQ; encoded by the coding sequence ATGGTAGTCATCGACGGAAACAAGCTGGTCCGGGAGATCAGCGCCCTGGGCTTGGGATGCGTCTCGATCTTTGTGATCCTCAGTCTGGCCACGTTTTCGGCCCAGGATCCGTCCTTGAGCTCGGCGTCCTCGGATCTGTACGCCGTGCACAATGCCGGCGGGGTGATCGGGGCCATGCTGGCCGGGATGCTGGTCGATCTTCTGGGGGTGGGGGCGTGGATCGTCCCCGGGCTGGCTCTCTTGGCCACGGGCCGCCTCCTGTGGCCTCCGCGGGGCGTGGGCTGGACCAGGCTGCCTAGCTGGGGCATCCTTTTCCTGTGCGGACATGTCGGCTTGGAGGTCCTCTCCAGCCATGCCGGGTTCCGGATCGGAGACATGGCCGGCGGGGGATACCTGGGACAGAGCCTGCAGGAGCTCGGCATGCGCTATCTGCATGCCGGCGGGAGTGCGATCTTGTGGGTCTTTCTGACCCTGGTCGGCCTGCAGACCGCGCTGCGCATATCCTGGTCCTCTCTGCTTGGGGCTTTGATTCAGGCCGGAGGCAAAGCGGCGGATGCGCTGGCCGGATTGCTCGGCAGGGTTGCCGGGGCGGGGCGCAGGACGGCCAGGATTCAGCCGCAGGGACAAGGCGCGGATAAAGAGGACCAGGCTGGACTGCGGTCCCGAAAAGCCGTTGCCAAGGCAAAGCCCAAACCCCGCAAGCAGGCAAAGAGCCGCAGCACCCCCCAGCCTGTCCCCGCGGCCCAGCCCCCGGAGCCGGTCAAGCCGATCAAGCGGCTGAGTGCGGAGCACGATCTGCCCCCGGCCGACCTTTTGGATCAGATCCCGGCCCAGGAGGAGCACACTCAGGATGATCTGCAGGGCGTGGCCGACAAGCTTGCATCCTGCCTGGACGAGTTCGGGGTCCAGGGCACAGTGGTGGAGACCAAGCCGGGACCGGTGGTCAGCATGATCGAGTTCAGACCCGCCCCCGGGGTGAAGATCAGCCGGATCGCCAATTTGAACGATGACCTGGCCTTGGCCCTGAAGGCATCGGCTGTGCGTATCGAGGCCCCTATCCCGGGCAAGGATCTGGTGGGGGTCGAGATCCCCAATCAGGACCGCAAGACTGTCTATTTCCGTTCCATCATCGAGTCGGACGCCTTCCAGAAATCCCAGAAGCCGCTGACCATGGCCCTGGGGCAGGACATCCAGGGCCAGGCCCGGGCCGAGTCCCTGGCCCACATGCCGCACCTCCTGGTGGCCGGAGCCACTGGAGCCGGAAAGAGCGTCTGCCTGAACAGCATCCTGACCAGCTTCCTGTTCACTCATTCCCCCCAGGACCTCAAGCTCATGCTGGTCGATCCCAAGCGGATCGAGATGGCCCCTTACGGGGATCTGCCCCATCTTATTCACCCGGTGGTCACGGAGATGGATATGGCCAAGACGGCCCTGGATTGGGCGGTGCATGAGATGGACCGCCGATATGCGGCCATGGCCCGGCTCAGTGTACGCAATATTGAGGCCTACAACTCCAAGCTGGCCAAGATGGGGGACGACCTCCCGGAGGAGCTGCAGGACCTGGAGCGCATGCCCTTTCTGGTCATCATCATCGACGAGCTGGCCGATCTGATGTTCACCGCGGGCAAAGAAGCCGAGGCCAGCATTGTTCGTCTGGCCCAGCTGGCCCGGGCCGCCGGTCTGCACCTGATCATCGCCACCCAGCGCCCCTCGGTGGATGTGGTCACCGGGCTGATCAAGGCCAATTTTCCGGCCCGAATCGCCTTTCAGGTCAGCTCCAGACACGATTCGCGGACCATACTGGACAGCGGTGGGGCCGAGTACCTGCTGGGCAAGGGAGACATGCTTTTTAAGTCCAGCGCTGGCCGGATGGAGCGGATTCACGGGGCATTTATCAGCGACAATGAGATCAATGCGGCCATTGATTTCTGGAAGCACAAGGAGCCGGCGCCAGCCCAGGTGGATCTGGCCGAGTGGAAGCAGGACCAGCAGGGGGGTGGGGGGAACGGAGCCGACGACGACATCAGCCAGGATCCTCTGTACGATCAGGCAGTAGAGTCTGTGGTCACCAGCGGCAAGGCCTCTATCTCCATGATTCAGCGCCAGATGCGCATCGGATTCAATCGGGCGGCCAGGTTTATTGAACAGATGGAGCGGGATGGTATCATCGGTCCCCAGGAGGGGAGCAAACCCAGGACGGTGCTCAGGCAGTAG
- the efp gene encoding elongation factor P, producing the protein MYNTSNIRNGLKIELDGYPYEVLSFEHSKVGRGGAHIKTKLRNLMTGGVMDHTFRSGEKISKPDLMAKDMQFLYRDGEHYVFMDMESYEQVDVDAETLKGKGGYLTDGQEVKVLTYNGKVIDLQLAASVVMQVADTEPGIKGDTVSGASKPATLESGITINVPLFIEPGDMIKVDTRSGEYLGRQ; encoded by the coding sequence ATGTATAATACGTCCAACATCCGCAACGGCTTGAAGATAGAGCTGGACGGATATCCGTACGAGGTCCTCAGTTTTGAGCACTCAAAAGTGGGCCGGGGCGGGGCCCATATCAAGACCAAGCTGCGCAATCTGATGACCGGGGGGGTGATGGACCATACCTTCCGGTCCGGGGAGAAGATCAGCAAGCCGGACCTGATGGCCAAGGATATGCAGTTCTTGTACCGGGACGGCGAGCATTACGTGTTCATGGACATGGAATCCTACGAGCAGGTGGATGTGGATGCGGAGACCCTCAAGGGCAAGGGCGGCTACCTCACGGACGGCCAGGAGGTCAAGGTCCTGACCTATAACGGCAAGGTCATCGACCTGCAGCTGGCTGCATCCGTGGTCATGCAGGTGGCGGATACCGAACCCGGGATCAAAGGGGATACGGTCAGCGGGGCCAGCAAGCCGGCCACTCTGGAAAGCGGAATCACCATCAACGTCCCGCTGTTTATTGAGCCCGGGGACATGATCAAGGTGGACACCAGAAGCGGCGAATATTTGGGACGGCAGTAG
- a CDS encoding inositol-3-phosphate synthase gives MQKIKVAVAGIGNCASSLIQGFFYYQDKTPEDAIGLMHWEIGGYKPSDIQVVAALDIDKRKVGRDVSEAIFAPPNCTQTFYPHVPKQDVEVRMGRILDGFSEHMQGYAEHNTFVPADEPEPDKEQVVAYLKESGAEMLLNYLPVGSEQAVQFYAQCALEAGIGFVNNIPVFIASDPEWGQRFADKNIPIIGDDIKSQMGATIVHRVLTDLFRRRGVPLERTYQLNTGGNTDFMNMLNRTRLQSKKTSKTEAVQAVAGKRLNEDDIHVGPSDYVAWQKDNKIAFIRMDGKLFGDVGINLELRLSVEDSPNSAGCGIDAIRCIKVALERGQGGPLLGPSSYFMKHPPQQYNDDTAWQKTEDFILGSE, from the coding sequence ATGCAAAAAATCAAAGTGGCTGTAGCCGGAATTGGCAATTGTGCAAGCTCGCTGATTCAAGGCTTTTTCTATTACCAAGACAAGACCCCTGAAGATGCCATCGGACTCATGCACTGGGAGATAGGGGGATACAAGCCCAGTGACATTCAAGTGGTTGCGGCCCTGGATATCGATAAACGCAAGGTTGGACGGGATGTATCGGAAGCCATCTTTGCTCCTCCCAACTGCACCCAGACTTTTTATCCCCACGTGCCGAAGCAGGATGTCGAGGTCCGCATGGGACGCATCCTGGACGGCTTTTCCGAACATATGCAGGGATATGCAGAACACAATACCTTTGTCCCGGCAGACGAGCCTGAGCCGGACAAGGAGCAGGTAGTGGCCTATCTCAAGGAAAGCGGGGCCGAGATGTTGCTCAACTACCTTCCGGTGGGATCGGAACAGGCGGTCCAGTTCTACGCCCAATGCGCCCTGGAAGCCGGGATCGGGTTTGTGAACAATATTCCGGTTTTCATTGCCAGCGACCCAGAGTGGGGCCAAAGATTTGCGGACAAGAACATTCCCATCATCGGAGACGACATCAAATCTCAGATGGGGGCCACCATCGTTCACCGGGTGCTGACAGACCTTTTCCGCCGGCGGGGGGTGCCCCTGGAGCGGACCTACCAGCTGAACACCGGCGGAAACACGGACTTTATGAATATGCTGAACAGGACCCGCCTGCAGTCCAAGAAGACGTCCAAGACCGAGGCGGTTCAGGCCGTGGCCGGCAAACGCCTGAACGAAGACGATATCCATGTCGGCCCCAGCGACTACGTAGCCTGGCAAAAAGATAATAAAATCGCCTTCATCCGTATGGACGGCAAGCTGTTTGGGGATGTGGGGATAAATCTGGAGCTGCGTCTCTCGGTAGAGGACTCCCCCAACTCGGCAGGTTGTGGGATCGATGCCATCCGGTGTATCAAGGTGGCCCTGGAACGCGGCCAGGGAGGGCCCCTGCTCGGGCCGTCCTCCTATTTTATGAAGCATCCTCCGCAACAGTACAACGACGATACCGCCTGGCAGAAGACCGAGGACTTTATCCTCGGTTCGGAATAA
- the mutM gene encoding bifunctional DNA-formamidopyrimidine glycosylase/DNA-(apurinic or apyrimidinic site) lyase, producing MPELPEVETIARGLSPLVQDRRIADLEVLAPGSVHGDPQAFAQRLAGRSICSVGRRGKLLLFELSAGQVLAGHLKMTGKFLFFPPGTAELTSHARCIFHLDDASTLVFEDQRRFGYLRCMHSSGLSAWPFYARLGPEPLQMTEMEFVACLGSRRAAIKALLLDQTCIAGIGNIYADESLHLAGIHPQTQAERIPRTRLGFLHRCLRDVLTRAVHAGGSSFRDYVDGLGRPGSYQDTFMVYGRSGQPCRQCSTELARIRVAGRTTVVCPCCQPRDG from the coding sequence ATGCCTGAACTCCCAGAAGTCGAAACCATTGCCCGGGGGCTTTCCCCTCTGGTCCAGGACCGGAGGATTGCCGACCTCGAGGTCCTGGCCCCAGGCAGCGTACATGGCGACCCGCAGGCCTTTGCCCAACGGCTGGCCGGGCGGAGCATATGCAGCGTCGGACGGCGGGGCAAGCTCCTGCTTTTTGAGCTCTCAGCCGGGCAGGTGTTGGCCGGACACTTGAAAATGACCGGCAAGTTCCTGTTTTTTCCTCCAGGCACAGCGGAGCTCACCTCCCATGCCCGGTGCATCTTCCATTTGGACGACGCAAGTACTCTGGTCTTTGAGGATCAACGCAGGTTCGGATATCTGCGATGCATGCACAGCAGCGGGCTTTCGGCCTGGCCGTTTTACGCCCGGCTGGGGCCTGAGCCTCTGCAGATGACCGAGATGGAGTTTGTCGCCTGTCTCGGTTCCAGACGAGCCGCGATCAAGGCTCTGCTCCTGGATCAGACCTGCATAGCCGGAATCGGAAATATCTATGCCGATGAGAGCCTGCATCTGGCCGGCATCCATCCTCAGACCCAGGCGGAAAGGATACCCCGAACCAGGCTCGGCTTTCTGCATCGCTGCCTGCGGGACGTTTTGACCAGGGCTGTGCATGCGGGGGGGAGCTCGTTCCGGGACTATGTGGACGGTCTGGGCAGGCCGGGATCTTATCAGGACACCTTTATGGTCTACGGCCGCAGCGGTCAGCCCTGCCGGCAGTGCAGCACAGAGCTGGCCAGGATTCGGGTCGCCGGCCGGACCACTGTCGTCTGTCCCTGCTGCCAGCCACGGGACGGATAG
- a CDS encoding nitroreductase family protein, with product MTDWIQAIKDRRSVRKFEEQPLSEDQIQTLLESVRWSASWANTQCWEVVVVRDEQIKSQLQETMAKGNPGTNAVVQAPVVFALCAKLQTSGYYKGQAPTKFGDWFMFDLGLAAQNLCLAAHAMGLGSVMLGLFDHDQAARALKMPEAMELVTLIPVGVPAKVPSPPKRREIEEFTHWDTF from the coding sequence ATGACGGATTGGATTCAGGCCATCAAAGACAGACGTTCTGTGCGCAAGTTCGAGGAGCAGCCCCTCAGCGAGGACCAGATCCAGACCCTTCTGGAATCCGTACGCTGGTCCGCGTCCTGGGCCAACACCCAATGCTGGGAGGTGGTCGTGGTCCGCGACGAGCAGATCAAGTCCCAGCTGCAGGAGACCATGGCCAAGGGCAATCCAGGGACCAATGCCGTGGTCCAGGCCCCTGTGGTCTTCGCCCTCTGTGCCAAGCTACAGACCTCCGGATACTACAAAGGGCAGGCCCCGACCAAGTTCGGGGATTGGTTCATGTTTGATCTCGGACTCGCAGCCCAGAATTTGTGTCTCGCCGCCCACGCCATGGGCCTGGGCTCAGTTATGCTCGGCCTCTTCGACCACGACCAAGCGGCCCGGGCACTCAAGATGCCGGAGGCTATGGAGCTGGTCACCCTGATCCCGGTCGGGGTCCCGGCCAAGGTCCCCTCCCCTCCCAAGCGCCGGGAGATCGAGGAGTTTACTCACTGGGACACATTCTGA